From Chryseobacterium shandongense, the proteins below share one genomic window:
- a CDS encoding CusA/CzcA family heavy metal efflux RND transporter, which yields MLDKIIRFSIKNKIVIGIMTLLLIIWGVWSATKLPIDATPDITNNQVQIITVCPTLAGQEVEQLVTFPIEQSIANVPDIEETRSISRFGLSVITVVFKEEVDVYFARQLISEKLKQAAEEIPKGIGTPELAPVSTGLGEVYQYILHPKKGSEKKYDSKELRTMQDWIVRRQLNGTPGVAEINSFGGQLKQYEVAVNPDRLRAMGVSISDIFAALEKNNQNTGGAYIDKKPNAYFIRGIGLVTSLEDVGNVVVKNETGSVPIFIKDVAEVRLGSAVRYGAMTFNGEVDAVGGVVMMLKGANSNEVVQLIKEKIPTIQKSLPTDVIIEPYLDRTNLVGRAIDTVEKNLIEGALIVIFVLVVFLGNLRAGLIVASAIPLSLLFALGMMNVFGVSANLMSLGAIDFGLIVDGAVIIVEATLHHLGLRKTTRLLTQSEMDEEVFLSASKIRSSAAFGEIIILIVYIPILTLVGVEGKMFTPMAKTVGFAIFGALILSLTYIPMMSALFLSKKISHKENFSDKMMNRLQKIYQPLLEKALKVKYWLVSVTVALFAVSLFIFGRMGGEFIPQLQEGDFAFHCILPQGSSLSQSIETSMQASRLIKQFDEVKMVVGKTGAAEVPTDPMPPEATDMMVILKPQSEWKTKKSYDELADEISEKLEAIPGVFFEKNQPIQMRFNELMTGIRQDVAVKIFGENLDSLAIYADKTAKIIQSVNGASAPQIERVSGLPQINVEYDRTRMANYGLNIKDVNTAVSTAFAGQAAGQVFENERRFDLVVRLDSLHRTSIDDVNNLMVSTKTGIQIPLSQVSNINYKLGPAQISREAGKRRIVIGFNVKGRDVESVVEEIQQKLNKEKLPSGYYYTYGGQFENLKAASKRLTIAVPVSLFLIFMLLYFTFGSLKQAALIFTAIPMSAIGGIFALMLRGMPFSISAGIGFIALFGVAVLNGIVLIGTFNELEKEGETNILKRVMEGTKTRLRPVLMTATVASLGFLPMAISTGAGAEVQKPLATVVIGGLVTATFLTLFVLPMLYIIFSTKLKIKKPSGNKPLTAVLVLGFLFIGQTFNAQQGTPVTVEEATSIALTNNNLMRSKDLDIKVTEALKPTAKELPKMSLDAQLGQYNSKKFDQSFSISQSIPFPTLFKARRELIAEQIKGKQINKEISVNELARQVRTYYYQIEYLQFNQSKLKNLDSLYQDFIRIATVRFKSGDIKKIEINTAETQKGEINLLLKQNEVYLNNAYKNLKTLLNTSGDISVPYNTNYEPLKANYVFDSASIANHPTVRSYYQEMTIAEKNKNVERSLGLPDFSIGYTNQSLIGTQTINGMDRNFNAGNRFHAATIGVTIPLTFGATKARMQSWEFQKQVAESNAKLQQKQLEAQLENALNQYQQDVEQYNYYINQAIPNAEKIAKAGQLGYKTGEISYVEYLFALQTSTNIQLKYLESIQQVNQSVITINSIINK from the coding sequence ATGTTAGATAAAATCATAAGATTTAGCATCAAGAACAAGATTGTCATTGGTATAATGACCTTGTTGTTGATTATTTGGGGAGTTTGGAGCGCAACCAAACTTCCGATCGATGCCACACCCGACATCACCAACAATCAGGTTCAAATAATCACGGTATGTCCTACTTTGGCCGGTCAGGAAGTTGAACAGTTGGTGACATTCCCTATAGAACAGAGTATTGCTAATGTTCCTGATATTGAGGAGACCAGAAGTATTTCACGATTCGGTTTGTCTGTAATCACTGTTGTATTTAAAGAAGAGGTTGACGTTTATTTTGCCCGCCAATTGATCAGTGAAAAGCTGAAGCAGGCTGCTGAAGAAATTCCAAAAGGAATTGGCACACCAGAGTTGGCTCCGGTAAGTACAGGACTTGGGGAAGTATATCAATACATCCTTCATCCAAAGAAAGGAAGTGAGAAAAAATACGATTCCAAAGAACTTCGTACAATGCAGGACTGGATCGTTCGAAGACAGCTTAATGGTACTCCCGGAGTTGCAGAGATTAACAGCTTCGGAGGACAGCTAAAACAATATGAGGTCGCTGTTAACCCTGATCGTCTACGAGCGATGGGAGTTAGTATTTCTGATATTTTTGCAGCTCTTGAAAAAAATAATCAGAACACAGGCGGAGCCTACATTGACAAAAAGCCTAATGCTTATTTTATCCGTGGAATTGGACTTGTGACCTCTCTTGAAGATGTTGGGAATGTTGTAGTTAAAAATGAAACAGGGAGTGTGCCTATATTCATTAAAGATGTTGCTGAGGTTCGTTTGGGAAGTGCGGTTCGATATGGTGCCATGACATTTAATGGTGAGGTGGATGCTGTAGGTGGAGTGGTGATGATGCTTAAAGGTGCTAATAGTAATGAGGTAGTGCAATTAATCAAAGAAAAAATACCAACTATTCAAAAATCTTTACCTACTGATGTGATTATTGAGCCTTATTTAGACAGAACTAATCTAGTTGGCAGAGCTATTGATACTGTCGAGAAAAATCTTATCGAAGGAGCGTTGATAGTGATTTTTGTGCTGGTAGTATTTCTCGGTAATTTACGAGCCGGTCTTATTGTGGCATCTGCCATTCCGTTGTCCTTACTCTTTGCTTTGGGAATGATGAACGTTTTCGGAGTAAGTGCCAACTTAATGAGTTTAGGGGCGATTGATTTTGGATTAATTGTCGACGGAGCTGTTATTATTGTTGAAGCGACTCTTCATCACTTAGGATTGCGGAAAACAACACGTCTTCTTACCCAGTCTGAGATGGATGAAGAGGTATTTCTTTCAGCTTCTAAAATCAGAAGCAGCGCAGCATTTGGGGAGATTATTATTTTGATTGTCTACATTCCTATTTTAACGTTAGTAGGTGTTGAGGGTAAGATGTTTACTCCGATGGCTAAAACTGTAGGTTTTGCAATCTTTGGTGCATTGATATTATCATTGACCTATATTCCAATGATGAGTGCACTTTTTTTATCGAAGAAAATCTCGCATAAAGAAAATTTCTCAGATAAAATGATGAACCGACTCCAAAAAATCTATCAACCTCTACTAGAGAAAGCTTTAAAAGTAAAATATTGGTTAGTAAGTGTTACTGTTGCATTATTTGCAGTTTCATTATTTATATTTGGAAGAATGGGGGGCGAGTTTATCCCTCAACTCCAAGAAGGTGATTTTGCTTTTCACTGTATTCTTCCACAGGGAAGTTCATTAAGTCAGAGTATTGAAACCTCTATGCAGGCCTCCAGGCTGATCAAGCAGTTTGACGAAGTTAAAATGGTTGTAGGGAAGACCGGTGCTGCTGAAGTGCCTACTGATCCAATGCCTCCTGAAGCTACTGATATGATGGTGATCTTAAAACCGCAAAGTGAATGGAAAACAAAAAAATCATATGATGAATTAGCAGATGAGATCTCTGAAAAGCTTGAAGCTATTCCCGGGGTATTTTTCGAAAAAAATCAACCGATCCAGATGCGTTTCAATGAGTTGATGACAGGAATCAGACAAGATGTAGCGGTTAAAATTTTCGGTGAAAATTTAGATTCTTTAGCGATATATGCGGATAAAACAGCAAAAATTATTCAGTCTGTTAATGGTGCGAGTGCTCCACAGATCGAACGTGTTAGTGGTCTTCCGCAAATTAATGTTGAATATGACCGCACAAGAATGGCTAATTACGGGCTGAATATTAAAGACGTAAATACTGCTGTAAGTACTGCTTTTGCAGGTCAGGCTGCAGGTCAGGTATTTGAGAATGAAAGAAGGTTTGATCTGGTGGTTCGTTTGGATAGTTTACATAGAACCAGTATTGATGATGTCAACAATCTGATGGTGTCTACGAAGACAGGAATACAGATCCCGCTTTCACAGGTGTCCAATATCAATTATAAACTTGGCCCCGCACAGATTAGTCGTGAGGCAGGTAAAAGGAGAATCGTCATTGGTTTTAACGTAAAAGGCCGAGATGTAGAAAGTGTAGTAGAAGAAATCCAGCAGAAGCTTAATAAAGAAAAATTACCATCAGGATATTATTATACATATGGCGGACAATTTGAGAATCTTAAAGCTGCCAGTAAACGACTGACCATTGCTGTACCTGTATCATTATTTTTGATCTTTATGCTGTTATATTTTACTTTTGGTTCGCTAAAGCAGGCTGCCTTGATCTTTACGGCAATTCCAATGAGTGCTATCGGCGGTATATTCGCGTTAATGCTTCGCGGTATGCCTTTTAGTATCAGCGCGGGAATTGGGTTTATTGCATTATTTGGTGTAGCGGTACTTAATGGTATTGTGTTGATCGGAACATTTAACGAGTTAGAGAAGGAAGGTGAAACCAATATTTTAAAACGTGTGATGGAAGGAACTAAAACTCGTCTGAGACCTGTTTTAATGACAGCCACAGTCGCATCATTAGGATTTTTACCTATGGCAATTTCAACCGGAGCCGGGGCAGAAGTTCAGAAACCTTTGGCGACCGTTGTAATCGGGGGACTGGTTACAGCAACTTTCTTGACTCTTTTTGTTTTACCGATGTTATACATTATCTTCAGTACTAAACTAAAAATCAAAAAGCCTTCAGGTAATAAGCCACTGACAGCGGTTTTAGTTTTAGGTTTTTTATTCATTGGACAGACCTTTAACGCACAACAAGGTACCCCTGTTACAGTTGAGGAAGCTACGAGCATCGCATTGACCAACAATAATTTAATGCGGTCGAAAGATTTGGATATTAAAGTAACAGAGGCACTGAAACCTACTGCTAAAGAACTTCCAAAAATGAGTTTAGATGCTCAGTTAGGCCAATACAACAGTAAAAAATTCGATCAATCTTTTTCTATATCTCAAAGTATTCCGTTTCCAACATTGTTTAAAGCAAGAAGAGAACTTATCGCTGAACAGATCAAAGGAAAGCAGATCAATAAGGAGATTTCGGTCAACGAACTTGCAAGACAGGTTAGGACCTATTACTATCAGATCGAATATCTGCAATTTAACCAGTCAAAATTAAAAAATCTGGATAGTTTATATCAGGATTTTATAAGAATTGCTACGGTCAGATTTAAATCAGGAGATATTAAAAAGATAGAGATCAATACTGCAGAAACTCAGAAAGGGGAGATCAATTTGTTGTTGAAGCAAAATGAAGTTTATTTGAATAATGCATACAAAAACTTAAAAACCTTATTGAATACTTCGGGAGACATCTCGGTTCCTTATAACACAAATTATGAGCCCCTGAAAGCTAATTATGTATTTGACAGCGCGTCAATAGCGAATCATCCAACAGTAAGGTCTTACTATCAGGAGATGACCATAGCAGAAAAAAATAAAAACGTTGAAAGGTCTCTGGGCCTACCTGATTTCAGTATAGGTTACACCAATCAGTCTTTAATCGGTACCCAGACGATCAATGGTATGGATCGGAATTTTAATGCGGGAAATAGATTTCACGCAGCAACTATTGGCGTTACGATTCCCCTGACTTTCGGTGCTACAAAAGCGAGAATGCAATCTTGGGAGTTCCAAAAGCAAGTAGCGGAATCTAATGCAAAATTACAGCAAAAACAGCTGGAAGCGCAACTGGAAAACGCTTTGAATCAATATCAGCAGGATGTAGAGCAATATAATTATTATATTAATCAGGCTATACCCAATGCTGAGAAAATAGCTAAAGCCGGACAATTGGGATATAAAACAGGAGAAATTTCCTACGTTGAATATCTTTTTGCGCTTCAGACTTCTACCAATATTCAATTAAAGTATCTCGAATCGATTCAACAGGTTAATCAATCTGTTATTACCATTAATTCTATCATAAACAAATAA
- a CDS encoding efflux RND transporter periplasmic adaptor subunit: MKIKYNIVSTLLISFLVLSCGKKEASEETEVKAKTEQVEEAHEEAPQTIAALTEEQMKAVGISLGKIEMKDLTSLVKANGVLSVPNNRKATVTSLYGGVIKTLNVQIGDHVRKGQVIASINNPEYIQLQEQYLTVNSRIAFAEQEYRRQRELFDNDAGAKKNLQSSDAELKSLRTQRSSLQRQLQLMGISPGKVSNGNLRSGLVITSPISGTVSSINAQIGSYVDVASPVLDIIDNSSIHLDLQVFEKDLPKMKVGQTVQFKLTNNPETLYNATVFSIGSSFENESKTISVHASVTGNKVGLIDGMNVTGMVSLGNSSTAAVPDEAIVEADGKFYVFIQTSKKPEEHAEEEEGGEKEEGTKEAAHTKNQGKTLNFEKIEIVKGSSDLGYTAITPVTKIAPDTNIVVKGAFFVNAKLSNSGGHED, from the coding sequence ATGAAAATTAAATATAATATAGTATCTACGCTGTTAATTTCTTTTTTAGTCTTAAGCTGTGGAAAAAAAGAAGCCTCTGAGGAAACGGAAGTAAAAGCAAAAACCGAACAGGTAGAGGAGGCTCATGAAGAGGCACCGCAAACGATCGCGGCATTAACAGAAGAACAAATGAAAGCAGTCGGAATCTCCTTAGGTAAAATTGAGATGAAAGATCTGACCTCACTTGTTAAAGCCAATGGTGTATTGAGTGTTCCCAACAATAGAAAAGCTACCGTTACCTCTCTGTATGGTGGGGTGATTAAGACATTAAATGTACAGATAGGAGATCATGTGAGGAAAGGGCAGGTAATTGCATCAATCAATAATCCCGAGTATATTCAGCTTCAGGAGCAATATCTTACAGTGAACAGCAGGATCGCGTTTGCTGAACAGGAATATAGAAGGCAACGTGAACTATTTGATAATGATGCCGGAGCAAAAAAGAATCTGCAAAGCTCTGATGCTGAATTAAAAAGTTTAAGAACCCAAAGATCATCACTACAGAGACAGCTCCAGCTTATGGGGATCAGCCCGGGTAAAGTAAGCAATGGTAATCTACGATCTGGGTTGGTTATAACTTCACCGATCAGTGGAACCGTAAGCAGTATCAATGCGCAGATTGGAAGTTATGTTGATGTGGCATCACCAGTTCTTGATATTATTGATAATAGTTCTATCCATTTAGATCTTCAGGTTTTTGAAAAGGATCTACCTAAAATGAAAGTTGGACAAACTGTACAGTTTAAGCTGACCAATAATCCGGAAACTTTGTATAACGCTACCGTATTTAGTATCGGGTCGTCATTCGAAAATGAGAGTAAAACGATCTCTGTACATGCGAGTGTTACAGGAAATAAAGTGGGGTTGATCGATGGGATGAATGTTACCGGAATGGTAAGCCTTGGAAACTCAAGCACCGCTGCCGTTCCTGATGAAGCAATCGTGGAAGCTGACGGTAAATTCTATGTTTTCATACAGACTTCTAAAAAGCCTGAAGAACATGCTGAAGAGGAAGAAGGGGGTGAGAAAGAGGAAGGTACAAAAGAGGCAGCGCATACCAAGAATCAAGGAAAAACATTGAATTTTGAGAAAATAGAAATTGTTAAAGGTTCTTCAGATCTAGGTTATACTGCAATCACTCCAGTGACCAAAATTGCACCTGATACAAACATTGTGGTAAAAGGTGCATTCTTCGTCAATGCTAAATTATCTAATTCAGGAGGGCATGAAGATTAG
- a CDS encoding helicase-related protein, whose amino-acid sequence MKDEDFFNEINDDISVVEGNKKELIVFTNSKDMLSFLELLQLNKQVNNRTIITLNSGSNSKKFLNRYQNYDGKMFLCLSGDRTGNAITRKILTEFNGKNIKDVRPLYEISENGNQDLTEYLENKLNFQDKNTNLVEPKISENESNAIESGTTSDPQQVGNGTPEQNTGELGSKIQSEQNGSYESGQAVGSNNAGNGLAGTERSDLGNRNRGRGSNGGTQPQNDEKNEGREYSLGGIVSGRAISDRRRSDRRPSEVSENSTNKVELDVLISKYKGRKLNNEQVAEVVSAACFVSNDNRILLKENLKVTDDLKEICNQFQSGGTAKEGRGILDEYYTQDKIVDAVRNLIKDHFKTQKEISVLEPSVGTGNFIYATRELSVNSKITGFEINETTAKIAKILHPEVEINLRSFETEFIDDRGNKKDSKDFSERYDLVIGNPPYGEHRGLYKGLGEEPKISKYEDYFVKRSLDSLKPNGVLAMVLPSGWLNRQKNLQNASVLEGFRLPNGAFAGTQIGTDIIILKKNNHQISADISKYFENNHTRVLGENREKTNRFGRLENYIHGNLDEALFKIEQFKNKKETERIGNLFEDLFLENTESNSVTKVPVKKEIIAEKIDELNLTETQEKIELVLSKLNNIKFKSPTITTEIRKYEKLREDLITKPASFSEEKLKELIEKSDRIISIHNTRTEKEYKVQTEPSIKKGILKYQFSKQDEIVNTSLQNSSNITKEQIEAFRDTSYDGTLNNHEKHSKFSNYSDGVWIHDFYYAEGNIYAKLEQLEKDFADKNAVGGTENQYEKQKALLENVLPKAKSLDEIYISPNHEFVHKFELGQIEKDQYNHITKRTESVIVDYNLAERFKDFVGTLSSEAFAGSSAWEVRSFVDNETVTGSDKERNALVRERRKAAANDLFYKFVREELSDDIRTRFVKDFNRNYNNIHVPDYSKFPLFSKIHKNFKGKEFRLAEVQKAGIGRQTTKGVGLLAHEVGYGKTLSGILSMHEAMERGNAKRPIIVVPNDSIMKQWVETIFETIPNAKVNVLGNLGKDYDLSKFDNKDGEITIVTYEGFNNIGFSSEITEELSSKFSYISASEMKGVTNTERDLQIEFQKEKEIEGKMKRGKIYDWEDFGFDHLTYDEVHNANHIVGKVKIEDRRFASDFRSQNQQTSKLGINTWMAAQYIQDKNDGRNVTLLSATPFTNKPLEYYSILSLIANKRLEESGYFNVNTFFETFMEADNDMEIDAKGDVKFKANVRRFKNNSLFQQLLSEFIDIKGEEDNPELIRPNKINKEYKIEQNDLTREQYELLNENFSETEKGAILTHILNARLIAISPYLSPFYDGEEPSIKKFIENSPKLKDTMDLIRQNKKDLPDSGQIVYSELAVAQFPKIKEYLITEIGYKPEEIGIITGATNKNQRISIQNDFNEGKIKVVIGSEAIQEGMNLQENTTDVYMLTLPYNFTSLRQVEGRAWRQGNKNENVRVNFMLTNDSIDVFMLQKLQSKQARYLEAMKKGADVLDISDIRTQELKTSIITNPETRANIEIELIKKKIESEKNKHLADSAFVLRKYEDVLKVKELVTQAEHSYNRIEGYSKNGDANAEYWATQLPSYQKTIELHKVQVQEVIENLAQKGIDVTQIEYQTKMTEDKIAELDKKLEELPAVRENLVVQYRIEKEEQLKANENRNYVRERARENTVLYNNLTTVDFIDKVLNQKENIYLDNFQNVVRRR is encoded by the coding sequence GTGAAAGATGAAGATTTTTTTAATGAGATAAATGATGACATTTCTGTAGTTGAAGGAAATAAAAAGGAACTTATTGTTTTCACAAACAGTAAGGATATGCTTTCATTCTTGGAGCTTCTTCAATTGAACAAGCAAGTCAATAATAGAACAATTATTACCTTAAATTCCGGTTCCAATAGCAAAAAGTTCCTCAATAGATACCAGAATTATGATGGCAAAATGTTTTTATGTCTGAGCGGGGACAGAACAGGAAATGCAATAACCAGAAAAATTCTTACAGAATTTAATGGCAAAAATATCAAAGACGTTCGTCCGTTGTATGAAATTTCTGAAAATGGGAATCAAGACCTGACCGAATATTTAGAGAATAAACTCAATTTTCAAGATAAAAATACTAATTTAGTTGAACCAAAAATTTCTGAAAATGAAAGCAATGCAATTGAATCCGGAACAACATCCGATCCTCAGCAAGTGGGAAACGGAACACCTGAACAAAACACTGGAGAACTTGGCTCAAAAATCCAATCCGAGCAAAACGGAAGTTACGAAAGCGGACAAGCAGTGGGCAGCAACAATGCTGGAAATGGACTTGCAGGCACAGAACGGAGCGATTTGGGAAACCGAAACCGAGGAAGAGGATCCAATGGAGGAACACAACCGCAAAATGATGAAAAAAATGAGGGAAGAGAATATTCCTTGGGCGGAATCGTATCCGGGAGAGCTATATCCGATAGAAGAAGATCCGATAGAAGACCTTCCGAGGTAAGTGAAAATTCAACAAATAAGGTAGAGCTAGATGTTCTCATTTCAAAATATAAAGGGCGAAAACTTAATAATGAACAAGTTGCGGAAGTAGTTTCTGCAGCTTGTTTTGTTTCTAATGACAACAGAATTCTTCTCAAAGAAAATCTGAAAGTCACGGATGATTTAAAAGAAATCTGCAATCAATTCCAAAGTGGCGGAACCGCAAAAGAAGGCAGAGGGATTTTAGATGAATATTACACACAAGATAAAATTGTCGATGCAGTCCGCAATTTAATCAAAGACCATTTCAAAACTCAAAAAGAAATTTCTGTTTTAGAACCCAGCGTTGGTACAGGAAATTTTATCTATGCCACTCGCGAATTATCTGTAAATTCTAAAATTACAGGCTTTGAAATCAACGAAACCACGGCGAAAATTGCAAAAATTCTACATCCCGAAGTCGAGATCAACCTTCGTTCGTTTGAAACTGAATTTATTGATGACAGAGGTAATAAAAAAGACTCAAAAGATTTTTCAGAAAGATATGATTTGGTCATCGGAAATCCGCCTTATGGCGAACATCGTGGGCTTTACAAAGGATTAGGCGAAGAACCTAAAATTTCAAAATACGAAGATTATTTTGTTAAACGGTCATTAGATTCTTTGAAACCCAACGGCGTTTTGGCGATGGTTCTTCCATCAGGTTGGCTCAACCGACAAAAGAATTTACAGAATGCTAGTGTTTTGGAAGGTTTCCGTTTACCCAATGGCGCTTTTGCAGGAACACAAATCGGAACGGATATTATCATTCTCAAAAAAAACAATCACCAGATTTCTGCGGATATTTCCAAATATTTTGAAAATAATCACACAAGAGTTCTCGGGGAAAACCGTGAGAAAACCAATCGTTTTGGGCGTTTGGAAAATTATATCCACGGAAATTTGGATGAAGCTCTCTTTAAGATTGAACAATTTAAAAATAAAAAAGAAACCGAGAGAATCGGAAATCTTTTTGAAGATTTGTTTTTAGAAAATACTGAGTCCAATTCTGTTACAAAAGTTCCTGTAAAAAAAGAAATTATTGCGGAGAAAATAGATGAGTTGAATTTAACAGAAACTCAAGAAAAAATTGAATTGGTACTTTCTAAACTCAATAACATCAAGTTTAAATCTCCCACCATTACGACTGAAATAAGAAAGTATGAAAAACTGCGCGAAGATTTAATCACAAAACCAGCATCGTTTTCAGAAGAAAAATTAAAAGAATTGATAGAAAAAAGTGATAGAATAATTTCTATTCACAATACGAGAACTGAGAAGGAATATAAAGTCCAAACGGAGCCTTCCATAAAGAAAGGAATTTTAAAATATCAATTCTCCAAACAGGATGAAATTGTAAATACTTCCTTGCAAAATAGTTCAAACATTACGAAAGAACAAATTGAAGCATTCAGAGATACATCTTACGATGGAACGCTCAACAATCACGAAAAACATTCCAAATTTTCAAATTATTCTGATGGAGTTTGGATTCACGATTTTTATTATGCAGAAGGAAATATTTATGCGAAGTTAGAGCAGCTCGAAAAAGATTTTGCAGATAAAAATGCTGTTGGTGGAACGGAAAATCAGTACGAAAAACAAAAAGCATTATTAGAAAATGTTCTACCAAAAGCGAAATCTTTAGATGAAATTTATATCAGTCCGAACCACGAGTTCGTGCACAAATTTGAGTTAGGCCAAATAGAAAAAGACCAATATAATCATATTACAAAACGTACCGAATCAGTCATTGTAGATTACAATCTTGCGGAAAGATTCAAAGACTTTGTAGGCACTTTGTCAAGTGAAGCCTTTGCGGGTTCTTCAGCTTGGGAAGTGCGAAGCTTTGTAGATAATGAAACGGTTACAGGAAGCGATAAAGAGCGAAATGCGTTAGTCAGAGAAAGACGAAAAGCTGCTGCGAATGATTTGTTTTACAAATTTGTACGTGAAGAATTATCAGATGACATTAGAACTCGTTTTGTAAAAGATTTTAACCGCAATTACAATAACATCCACGTTCCGGATTATTCTAAATTCCCATTGTTTTCAAAGATTCATAAGAATTTCAAAGGAAAGGAATTTAGATTAGCAGAGGTTCAGAAGGCGGGAATCGGAAGACAGACCACAAAAGGCGTAGGACTTTTAGCGCACGAAGTGGGTTATGGAAAAACATTGTCCGGAATCCTTTCAATGCACGAAGCAATGGAAAGAGGAAATGCGAAAAGACCAATCATCGTAGTTCCGAATGACAGCATTATGAAACAATGGGTGGAAACGATTTTTGAAACGATTCCCAACGCGAAAGTTAATGTTTTAGGGAATTTGGGGAAAGATTATGACCTTTCAAAATTTGATAATAAAGACGGAGAAATAACCATCGTTACTTATGAAGGTTTTAACAATATTGGATTTTCATCAGAAATAACCGAAGAACTTTCGTCAAAATTCAGTTACATCTCTGCAAGTGAAATGAAGGGCGTTACCAATACCGAAAGAGACCTCCAAATTGAGTTTCAGAAAGAAAAGGAGATTGAGGGAAAAATGAAGCGTGGTAAAATCTATGACTGGGAAGATTTTGGATTCGACCATTTGACTTACGACGAAGTTCACAATGCCAATCATATTGTAGGAAAAGTAAAAATTGAGGACCGAAGATTTGCGTCCGATTTTAGAAGTCAAAACCAACAGACTTCCAAACTGGGAATCAATACCTGGATGGCAGCTCAGTACATTCAAGACAAAAACGACGGAAGAAATGTGACCTTGCTTTCCGCAACGCCTTTTACCAACAAGCCTTTGGAATATTATTCCATTCTTTCTTTAATAGCAAATAAAAGATTAGAAGAATCGGGATATTTCAACGTCAATACTTTCTTCGAGACCTTTATGGAAGCGGATAATGATATGGAAATTGATGCAAAGGGTGATGTGAAATTTAAAGCCAACGTTCGGAGATTTAAAAATAATTCGCTGTTTCAACAATTACTTTCGGAATTCATTGATATAAAAGGAGAAGAAGACAATCCTGAATTAATTCGTCCCAACAAAATTAACAAAGAATATAAAATTGAACAGAATGATCTCACAAGAGAACAGTATGAGCTGCTCAATGAAAATTTCAGTGAGACTGAAAAAGGAGCAATTTTAACACATATTCTCAATGCCAGATTGATTGCTATTTCACCGTATTTATCGCCATTTTATGATGGCGAAGAACCTTCAATAAAAAAATTCATAGAAAATTCTCCGAAGTTAAAAGACACGATGGATTTGATAAGGCAGAACAAAAAAGATCTTCCTGACTCAGGACAAATTGTGTATTCTGAATTAGCAGTTGCTCAGTTTCCAAAAATAAAAGAATATCTCATAACAGAAATTGGTTACAAACCCGAAGAAATCGGAATCATTACCGGGGCGACCAATAAAAACCAAAGAATTTCTATTCAAAATGATTTTAATGAAGGAAAAATAAAAGTAGTTATTGGAAGTGAAGCCATTCAGGAAGGAATGAACCTTCAGGAAAACACAACCGATGTTTATATGCTTACGTTGCCATATAATTTTACGTCACTCCGACAAGTGGAAGGACGAGCCTGGAGGCAAGGAAACAAGAACGAAAATGTGCGGGTTAATTTTATGCTGACCAATGACAGTATTGATGTGTTTATGCTTCAAAAACTGCAATCCAAACAGGCAAGATATTTAGAAGCAATGAAAAAAGGAGCCGATGTTTTGGATATTTCAGACATCAGGACTCAAGAATTAAAAACCTCCATCATTACCAATCCCGAAACCAGAGCCAATATCGAAATCGAACTCATTAAAAAGAAGATTGAAAGTGAAAAAAATAAACATTTGGCCGATAGTGCATTTGTTCTGAGAAAATATGAAGATGTTTTGAAAGTAAAAGAATTGGTAACCCAAGCCGAGCATTCATATAATAGAATTGAAGGCTATTCGAAAAATGGCGATGCAAATGCTGAATATTGGGCAACCCAATTACCATCATATCAAAAAACAATTGAACTTCATAAAGTTCAAGTACAAGAAGTAATTGAAAATTTAGCTCAGAAAGGAATAGATGTTACTCAAATTGAATATCAAACCAAAATGACTGAAGATAAAATTGCGGAACTGGATAAAAAGCTGGAAGAGCTTCCAGCAGTTAGAGAAAATTTAGTAGTTCAATACAGAATAGAAAAAGAGGAACAGCTTAAAGCGAATGAAAATAGAAATTATGTGAGAGAAAGAGCGAGGGAAAATACAGTTTTATATAACAATTTAACAACAGTAGATTTTATAGATAAAGTATTAAACCAAAAAGAGAATATTTACTTAGATAATTTTCAGAATGTTGTCCGAAGAAGGTAG